The Streptomyces sp. CC0208 genome window below encodes:
- a CDS encoding aminotransferase class III-fold pyridoxal phosphate-dependent enzyme, protein MKAAEIRERQAAVAKAPLRLPDPARLEAEHGQFLRRTRRSAELARQAAEVLPRGVEHVDPMSYPYPLFMRGGRGSRVTDVDGNEYVDCILAGGALSLGHNDPELNGALAALVDERTNFHGYMDEFEVLAARRIAQTFPSVEAVRFTSSGAEADLAAMRMARAYTGRSKVIKFRGAYHGWGDQFMTDLEVPGSGTVLAGGVPPQFLSATVLVHQNDLDELERALVAAEPDGGVAAVICEPLGAESGLVPFDEDFHAQAIELAHRYGALYVFDEVVTGVRAARGGAQTRFGVTPDLTTLGKGLMNGYPSCGAVGGRREIIDTAHIGVPDERPTTYIGGTLSGNVLSAAAAYHTLGIITRDGVFEHAEAAAADLVRRLNDLFGTRGFDFFAYHFGTVVRIELTAPHALPLRGPDDFAEVLRRREILSRYMLPVQNAGVLSRMGRDMLCAAHTAADNDKVVTAYDRLLDLLV, encoded by the coding sequence ATGAAGGCCGCGGAGATCCGCGAGCGGCAGGCCGCTGTGGCCAAGGCGCCGCTGCGCCTGCCCGACCCGGCGCGGCTGGAGGCCGAGCACGGGCAGTTCCTGCGCCGCACCCGTCGCTCCGCCGAACTGGCCCGGCAGGCGGCCGAGGTGCTGCCGCGCGGCGTCGAGCACGTCGACCCGATGTCGTATCCGTATCCGCTGTTCATGCGGGGCGGCCGGGGCAGCCGGGTGACGGACGTCGACGGCAACGAGTACGTGGACTGCATCCTGGCCGGCGGGGCGCTGAGTCTGGGGCACAACGACCCCGAGCTGAACGGGGCCTTGGCCGCTCTGGTGGACGAGCGCACCAACTTCCACGGCTACATGGACGAGTTCGAGGTGCTCGCCGCCAGGCGTATCGCGCAGACGTTCCCTTCGGTCGAGGCAGTGCGGTTCACCTCCTCCGGGGCCGAGGCCGATCTCGCGGCGATGCGCATGGCCCGCGCCTACACCGGCCGCAGCAAGGTCATCAAGTTCCGTGGCGCGTACCACGGTTGGGGCGACCAGTTCATGACCGACCTGGAGGTGCCGGGCTCCGGGACGGTGCTGGCCGGCGGTGTGCCGCCTCAGTTCCTGAGCGCGACGGTCCTCGTCCACCAGAACGACCTGGACGAGCTGGAGCGGGCGCTGGTGGCGGCCGAGCCGGACGGCGGCGTGGCGGCAGTGATCTGCGAGCCGCTCGGCGCCGAGTCGGGCCTGGTGCCCTTCGACGAGGACTTCCACGCCCAGGCGATCGAACTGGCCCACCGGTACGGGGCGTTGTACGTGTTCGACGAGGTGGTCACCGGCGTGCGGGCCGCCCGCGGCGGTGCGCAGACCCGGTTCGGTGTCACACCGGATCTGACCACGCTCGGCAAGGGTCTGATGAACGGCTACCCGTCGTGCGGGGCGGTCGGGGGCCGCCGGGAGATCATCGACACCGCGCACATCGGTGTTCCCGACGAACGCCCCACCACCTACATCGGCGGGACCCTGTCCGGGAACGTGTTGTCGGCCGCTGCCGCCTACCACACCCTCGGCATCATCACCCGGGACGGTGTGTTCGAGCATGCCGAGGCGGCCGCCGCGGATCTGGTACGCCGCCTCAACGACCTGTTCGGCACGCGCGGTTTCGACTTCTTCGCCTACCACTTCGGGACCGTGGTGCGGATCGAGCTGACCGCTCCGCACGCCCTCCCGCTGCGCGGCCCAGACGACTTCGCCGAGGTGCTGCGCCGTCGCGAAATCCTCAGCCGTTACATGCTGCCGGTCCAGAACGCCGGCGTCCTGTCCCGCATGGGCCGGGACATGCTCTGTGCCGCTCACACGGCGGCCGACAACGACAAGGTGGTGACGGCGTATGACCGCCTCCTCGACCTCCTCGTCTGA
- a CDS encoding Rieske (2Fe-2S) protein: MSSEYTRERKRHVVFALDELAPGTSRVAELGRRRILVVRDENGALHALSNLCPHQGGPLSGGSVERMWEADRPGEHRRSASRTVAVCPWHNFETDVSTGCSVWEPRPLRAATYRAEVEDGDVVVYV, translated from the coding sequence ATGAGCAGCGAGTACACACGCGAACGCAAGCGGCATGTGGTGTTCGCCCTGGACGAGCTCGCCCCCGGCACCAGTCGCGTCGCCGAACTCGGGCGCCGGCGGATCCTGGTGGTCCGCGACGAGAACGGAGCACTGCACGCCCTGTCGAACCTCTGCCCGCACCAGGGCGGGCCGCTGTCGGGCGGCTCGGTGGAGCGGATGTGGGAGGCGGATCGGCCCGGCGAACACCGGCGTTCCGCCAGCCGGACCGTGGCGGTCTGCCCCTGGCACAACTTCGAGACCGATGTCTCGACCGGATGCTCCGTCTGGGAGCCACGGCCGCTGCGCGCGGCGACATACCGCGCGGAGGTCGAGGACGGCGATGTCGTTGTCTATGTCTGA
- a CDS encoding amidohydrolase family protein gives MEESARTTDIPVIDTDVHEMIGNPLEFLQYVDEPWRSRIHPDNWMGISIPYSWPTTGGLARPDANPGNGYRAGSDLGLMQRQHLDEFGIGKAVLTGLLYPSEFKTQPEFACGIAKAYNDWLISNWLEKDPRLLGSVCVAAQKPEEAAREIDRIGQHPQIVQVILPVISHDVLGREHYHPVYAAAQRNDLAVGFHQGATVETAVGLPPYYIEWHTAIEQAWQSQLIGLVVHGVFDKFPDLRVAMIESSWTWLPHLMWRFDHNYRSLRREIPWVTRLPSDIIRERVKFTTQPMEIAENPEHLLQTFDMVGNDEFLMFSSDYPHWDFDSPTRALPTSFSPELRRKIFHDNAASFYGIEV, from the coding sequence ATGGAGGAATCGGCCCGGACCACGGACATCCCCGTGATCGACACCGATGTGCACGAGATGATCGGCAATCCGCTGGAGTTCCTGCAGTACGTCGACGAACCCTGGCGCAGCCGTATCCACCCCGACAACTGGATGGGCATCTCCATCCCCTACTCCTGGCCCACCACCGGCGGGCTGGCCCGCCCCGACGCCAACCCCGGCAACGGCTACCGGGCCGGCAGCGACCTGGGCCTGATGCAACGTCAGCACCTGGACGAGTTCGGCATCGGCAAGGCCGTGCTGACGGGCCTGCTGTACCCCAGCGAGTTCAAGACCCAGCCCGAGTTCGCGTGCGGGATCGCCAAGGCCTACAACGACTGGCTGATCTCCAACTGGCTGGAGAAGGACCCGCGGTTGCTGGGATCCGTGTGTGTGGCCGCCCAGAAGCCGGAGGAGGCGGCCCGGGAGATCGACCGGATCGGGCAGCACCCCCAGATCGTGCAGGTCATCCTGCCGGTGATCTCGCACGACGTACTCGGCCGGGAGCACTACCACCCGGTCTACGCCGCCGCCCAGCGCAACGACCTGGCGGTCGGCTTCCACCAGGGCGCCACGGTCGAGACCGCGGTCGGGCTGCCGCCGTACTACATCGAGTGGCACACGGCGATCGAGCAGGCGTGGCAGTCGCAGTTGATCGGACTCGTGGTGCACGGAGTCTTCGACAAGTTCCCCGACCTGCGGGTGGCGATGATCGAGTCGAGCTGGACGTGGCTGCCGCACCTCATGTGGCGCTTCGACCACAACTACCGGAGTCTGCGCCGGGAGATCCCGTGGGTGACACGGCTGCCCTCCGACATCATCCGGGAACGGGTGAAGTTCACGACCCAGCCGATGGAGATCGCCGAGAACCCCGAGCATCTGCTCCAGACGTTCGACATGGTCGGCAACGACGAGTTCCTCATGTTCTCCTCGGACTACCCGCACTGGGACTTCGACTCGCCCACCCGCGCCCTGCCCACGAGCTTCTCGCCCGAGCTGCGCCGCAAGATCTTCCACGACAACGCGGCCTCGTTCTACGGGATCGAGGTGTGA
- a CDS encoding SDR family oxidoreductase, whose translation MTASSTSSSDTSCRRALVTGASSGLGREMARYLAAQGLTVFGTCRDPEALADSDRLPGVEYLPLEVTDPAGVAACAKLTGPVDLLVNNAGMSQLAPFEDLDDRTIEHLFAVNVFGPARMAREYLPGMRAARGGTIIMVGSLMAEFPLPYQSAYAASKLALQGLARSLRYEVAPFGVRVSVVQPGYYRSAISRRRERVELPGSAYATALAAASDTLDGSHSKAGDPAEVARLVWRIANHSDPAPVYSVGASVPLQLFLKRLLTGRLVERLIARRYPRAVRTPGKA comes from the coding sequence ATGACCGCCTCCTCGACCTCCTCGTCTGACACCTCGTGCCGCCGGGCGCTGGTCACGGGCGCGTCCAGCGGGCTGGGCAGGGAGATGGCCCGTTACCTGGCCGCGCAGGGTTTGACGGTGTTCGGCACCTGCCGCGACCCCGAGGCGCTCGCGGACTCCGACCGGCTGCCCGGAGTGGAGTACCTGCCGCTGGAGGTGACCGACCCGGCCGGCGTCGCGGCGTGCGCCAAACTGACCGGCCCGGTGGACCTGCTGGTGAACAACGCCGGGATGAGCCAGCTGGCCCCCTTCGAGGATCTCGACGACCGGACGATCGAGCATCTCTTCGCGGTGAACGTGTTCGGGCCCGCGCGGATGGCCCGGGAGTACCTGCCCGGGATGCGCGCGGCACGCGGCGGGACGATCATCATGGTCGGCTCGCTGATGGCCGAGTTCCCGCTGCCGTACCAGTCCGCCTACGCGGCGTCCAAGCTGGCGCTTCAGGGTCTCGCCCGGTCACTGCGGTACGAGGTCGCGCCTTTCGGGGTCCGCGTCAGCGTCGTGCAGCCCGGCTACTACCGGTCCGCCATCAGCCGGCGGCGCGAGCGCGTGGAGCTGCCCGGCTCGGCGTACGCCACCGCGCTCGCCGCGGCCTCGGACACGCTCGACGGTTCGCACTCCAAGGCCGGCGATCCGGCCGAGGTGGCACGGCTGGTCTGGCGGATCGCCAACCACTCGGACCCGGCGCCGGTGTACTCCGTCGGCGCGTCCGTCCCCTTGCAGTTGTTCCTCAAACGGCTTCTCACCGGCCGGCTCGTCGAGCGTCTCATCGCCAGACGCTATCCCAGGGCCGTCCGCACACCCGGAAAGGCGTGA